A genomic window from Pungitius pungitius chromosome 12, fPunPun2.1, whole genome shotgun sequence includes:
- the zgc:100868 gene encoding transmembrane protease serine 9, with protein MALYKVIAVATLLTALTPESLSQLAVCGRPPLNTRIVGGQVAPVGSWPWQASLTQSGRHFCGGSLINNQWVLTAAHCFQPPSTNNLVVYLGRQNQQTSNPNEVSRAVSRIINHPDYNSATNDNDITLLQLTSPVSFTNFIQPVCLASPGSSFYSGINAWVTGWGTIRSGVPLPFPQALMEVEVPIVGNRQCNCDYRVGQITDNMICAGLRAGGKDSCQGDSGGPLVSQQGGVWVQEGIVSFGRGCALPNFPGVYTRVSQYQSWINSQISSNQPGFIVFTSTGTDSDLSVTCPGLPPPPTTAPQPMVCGSASLNSRLLGGGSVTSAGVWPWMASLQKNGSHVCGGTLVAEDAVLSDSGCFSSPPSPSEWTVVLGRLKQNGSNPFEVTLNVTNITMSNLNGSNVAVLKLARRPVLSSYIQPICLDNGRTFAVGSMCWAAGWNAGRGGVEQVLQEFQTSVENCGNASASGETICTGTFTLEQGDIGGPLMCKLDGSWFQAVVLTSGNTTGQTRAPVMVFPKLSRFQNLLRETVGFLSPSVASTTNTTPSTNTTASSNTTASTNTTASSGDHVAHSPSFFFFLHLLVFSVCLPLFL; from the exons ATGGCTCTCTATAAAGTGATCGCCGTGGCAACCCTGCTGACCGCGCTGACTCCAG AGTCCCTCTCACAGCTCGCTG tctgcgGTCGGCCCCCACTCAACACTCGCATTGTGGGGGGGCAGGTGGCCCCTGTGGGCAGCTGGCCCTGGCAGGCCAGTCTGACACAGTCTGGGAGGCACTTCTGTGGGGGGTCGCTGATCAACAATCAATGGGTGCTGACTGCTGCTCACTGCTTCCAACC ACCCAGCACCAACAACCTAGTGGTGTACCTGGGCCGCCAGAACCAGCAGACCTCCAACCCCAACGAGGTGTCGAGGGCAGTGTCGAGAATCATCAATCACCCCGATTACAACTCGGCAACCAACGACAACGACATCACCCTCCTCCAGCTGACCTCGCCGGTGTCCTTCACCAACTTCATCCAGCCCGTCTGCCTGGCGTCACCCGGCAGCAGTTTCTACAGCGGCATCAACGCCTGGGTCACCGGCTGGGGCACCATCCGCTCTGGAG TTCCCCTTCCGTTCCCACAAGccctgatggaggtggaggtgccCATCGTGGGGAACAGACAGTGCAACTGTGACTACAGAGTGGGCCAAATCACAGACAACATGATCTGTGCCGGGCTGCGTGCTGGAGGGAAGGACTCCTGTCAG GGGGACTCGGGCGGTCCGCTGGTGAGCCAGCAGGGCGGCGTCTGGGTCCAGGAGGGGATCGTGAGTTTTGGAAGAGGTTGTGCTTTGCCCAATTTCCCTGGAGTCTACACCAGGGTGTCCCAGTACCAGTCGTGGATCAACAGCCAGATCTCCAGCAACCAGCCGGGCTTCATCGTCTTCACCTCCACCGGCACCGACAGCGACCTCAGCGTCACCTGCCCCGGCCTGCCTCCGCCCCCGACCACAGCGCCCCAAC CGATGGTCTGCGGCAGCGCCTCCCTGAACTCCcgtctgttgggggggggctctgtgacCTCGGCGGGGGTGTGGCCCTGGATGGCGAGCCTGCAGAAGAACGGGAGCCACGTGTGCGGCGGGACCCTGGTGGCCGAGGACGCCGTGCTGAGCGACTCCGGCTGCTTCTCCAG ccccccctcTCCGTCCGAGTGGACCGTGGTGCTGGGCCGGCTGAAGCAGAACGGGTCCAACCCCTTCGAGGTGACCCTCAACGTGACCAACATCACCATGAGCAACCTGAACGGGTCCAACGTGGCGGTGCTGAAGCTGGCCCGCCGGCCCGTCCTGTCCTCCTACATCCAGCCCATCTGCCTGGACAACGGACGCACCTTCGCCGTGGGCTCCATGTGCTGGGCCGCCGGATGGAACGCCgggcgaggaggag TGGAACAAGTTCTGCAGGAGTTCCAGACCTCAGTGGAGAACTGTGGGAACGCGTCGGCGTCCGGAGAGACCATCTGTACCGGGACCTTCACCCTGGAGCAG ggggacATTGGGGGTCCACTGATGTGTAAGCTGGATGGCTCCTGGTTCCAGGCAGTGGTGTTAACCTCTGGAAACACCACCGGGCAGACGCGAGCACCCGTGATGGTGTTCCCCAAGCTGAGCCGCTTCCAGAACCTTCTGCGTGAGACGGTGGGCTTCTTGTCACCCTCCGTCGCCTCCACTACCAACACCACGCCCTCCACCAACACCACGGCCTCCAGCAACACCACGGCCTCCACCAACACCACGGCCTCCAGCGGGGATCACGTTGCTCActccccctccttcttcttcttcctccacctgcttGTGTTCTCCGTTTGTCTTCCCCTCTTCCTGTAG